A stretch of Candidatus Vicinibacter affinis DNA encodes these proteins:
- a CDS encoding IscS subfamily cysteine desulfurase: protein MSLKKVYLDNNSTTPCDPRVVEAMLPYFFEHHGNAASRSHPFGWEAEDAVDKARKQVAHLIGADEKEIIFTSGATEADNLALKGVFEMYSRKGNHIITATTEHKAVLDTCKALEKKGAEITYLEVQEDGLIDLAALEAAIKPTTILVSIMWANNETGVIQPMKEIGAICAKHGVLLMSDATQAVGKIPVNPRDNGIHLMAFTAHKMYGPKGVGALYVSRKEPRVKVTAQMDGGGHERGMRSGTLNVPGIVGFGKAAEIAGVEMKQDAERLSKLRDRLETALKNSLEEVYINGNVAHRMPHVTNMSFKHVEGEGLMMTFNQNIALSSGSACTSASLEPSYVLVALGLGDDLAHSSLRFSLGRFNTEEDIDFAVEAIRNGVNHMRDLSPIWEMYKEGVDLSSVIWSSH, encoded by the coding sequence ATGTCTTTGAAAAAAGTATATCTTGATAATAATTCGACAACCCCTTGTGACCCAAGAGTAGTCGAGGCAATGTTGCCTTATTTCTTTGAACATCATGGCAATGCGGCCAGCCGTAGTCATCCTTTTGGCTGGGAAGCCGAGGATGCGGTTGACAAGGCTAGAAAACAAGTTGCACATCTGATTGGAGCAGATGAAAAAGAAATTATTTTTACTTCGGGTGCAACTGAAGCCGATAATCTGGCTTTAAAAGGTGTATTTGAGATGTACAGCCGAAAAGGAAACCATATCATTACTGCCACCACAGAACATAAAGCGGTGTTGGATACCTGTAAAGCCCTTGAGAAAAAAGGAGCCGAGATTACTTATCTGGAAGTGCAGGAAGATGGATTAATTGATCTTGCCGCCCTGGAAGCAGCCATTAAGCCTACAACCATTCTGGTTTCTATCATGTGGGCAAATAATGAAACTGGCGTTATCCAACCTATGAAAGAGATTGGAGCAATCTGTGCAAAGCACGGAGTGTTGTTGATGTCTGATGCCACGCAAGCTGTAGGAAAGATTCCTGTAAATCCTAGAGATAACGGAATCCACCTGATGGCATTTACTGCGCACAAAATGTATGGACCGAAAGGTGTTGGTGCACTTTATGTAAGCCGAAAAGAGCCTAGGGTAAAAGTGACCGCCCAAATGGATGGGGGTGGACATGAGAGAGGAATGAGAAGTGGTACATTAAACGTACCCGGCATTGTTGGATTTGGCAAAGCTGCGGAAATTGCAGGTGTTGAAATGAAACAAGATGCAGAACGCCTTAGTAAATTAAGAGACCGACTCGAAACTGCATTAAAAAATAGTCTGGAAGAGGTCTATATCAATGGCAATGTAGCTCATAGAATGCCCCATGTTACGAATATGTCATTTAAACATGTGGAAGGAGAAGGATTGATGATGACCTTCAACCAAAACATTGCGCTGTCATCAGGTTCAGCTTGTACCTCAGCTTCCCTGGAACCAAGTTATGTTTTGGTAGCACTTGGTTTGGGAGATGATTTGGCACATTCCTCTCTGAGATTTAGTCTTGGACGTTTTAACACAGAGGAAGATATCGACTTTGCAGTAGAGGCTATTCGCAATGGGGTAAATCACATGAGAGATTTGTCTCCAATTTGGGAAATGTATAAAGAAGGAGTTGATCTCAGTTCTGTGATTTGGTCATCTCATTAA
- the iscU gene encoding Fe-S cluster assembly scaffold IscU produces the protein MAYSEKVLDHFKHPKNVGTMDKNDQTVGTGLVGAPECGDVMRLQIKVNPETQTIEDAKFKTFGCGSAIASSSLATEWLKGKNLEDALKIDNMDIVEELALPPVKIHCSVLAEDAIKSAIKDYQTKNGLV, from the coding sequence ATGGCATATTCAGAAAAAGTTCTCGATCACTTTAAGCATCCGAAAAATGTTGGCACAATGGATAAAAATGACCAAACTGTAGGCACTGGTTTGGTTGGAGCTCCTGAATGCGGGGATGTCATGAGGCTGCAAATAAAAGTCAATCCTGAAACCCAGACCATAGAAGACGCTAAATTCAAGACATTTGGATGTGGGTCAGCAATTGCTTCTTCTTCACTTGCGACTGAATGGTTAAAAGGTAAAAACCTAGAAGATGCCTTGAAGATTGATAACATGGATATAGTTGAAGAACTGGCATTACCACCCGTTAAAATTCACTGTTCGGTGTTGGCAGAAGATGCAATAAAGAGTGCAATTAAAGATTATCAAACTAAAAATGGATTGGTTTAA
- a CDS encoding iron-sulfur cluster assembly accessory protein codes for MIYVADSALEKIKELRSSENLSPDHFIRVSVTSGGCSGLSYNMEFDNEILPNDQIFEDKGVKVITDLKSFLYLFDSTLEFSGGLDGKGFHFTNPNAARTCGCGESFSV; via the coding sequence ATGATTTATGTCGCAGATTCTGCCCTCGAAAAAATTAAAGAACTAAGGAGTTCTGAAAATCTTAGTCCGGATCATTTTATCAGAGTATCCGTAACCAGTGGGGGCTGTAGTGGACTTAGTTATAATATGGAGTTTGACAACGAAATATTGCCAAACGATCAAATTTTTGAAGACAAAGGAGTCAAAGTGATTACCGACCTAAAAAGTTTTCTATACTTGTTTGACTCCACCTTAGAATTTTCCGGTGGATTGGATGGAAAGGGTTTTCACTTTACAAATCCGAATGCTGCCAGAACTTGTGGATGTGGCGAAAGTTTTTCAGTTTAA
- the ruvB gene encoding Holliday junction branch migration DNA helicase RuvB: MRNPILDSDPNHLQPEEKKIEKALRPKGLGEFSGQPKVVENLKVFIQAARQRKEALDHVLLHGPPGLGKTTLSYIIANELEASLKMTSGPVLEKPGDLAGLLTNLQEGDVLFIDEIHRLNTVVEEYLYSAMEDYKIDIMIDSGPSARSVQLSLQPFTLVGATTRLGLLTAPLRSRFSINCHLDYYDNKTLLSILRRSAGILGMQVTEEGLHEISGRSRGTPRIANALLRRLRDFAQIKGDGELNLDIARYGLEALNVDSHGLDDMDNRILSSIIEKFSGGPVGLTTIATAVGEEAGTIEEVHEPFLIMEGFLQRTPRGRIATQKAYTHLRIPYIQQPGSLF, translated from the coding sequence ATGCGAAATCCGATTCTCGATTCTGATCCAAATCATCTTCAACCCGAAGAAAAGAAAATTGAAAAAGCATTGCGCCCAAAAGGGTTGGGAGAGTTTTCTGGGCAGCCAAAAGTAGTCGAGAATCTCAAAGTTTTTATTCAAGCAGCCAGGCAAAGAAAAGAAGCGCTTGATCATGTATTATTGCATGGTCCCCCTGGATTGGGCAAGACCACGCTTTCTTATATTATAGCCAATGAATTAGAGGCTTCTCTAAAAATGACTTCAGGCCCGGTTCTGGAAAAACCAGGAGATCTTGCAGGATTGCTCACTAATCTCCAGGAAGGGGATGTGCTCTTTATTGATGAAATACATCGGTTGAATACCGTTGTAGAGGAATATCTGTATTCAGCAATGGAAGATTACAAAATTGACATTATGATTGATTCTGGACCTAGTGCCAGATCCGTTCAGTTAAGTCTTCAACCATTTACTTTGGTAGGTGCAACCACGAGATTGGGTCTGCTTACAGCTCCTTTAAGGTCCCGTTTCAGTATCAATTGTCATCTGGATTATTATGACAACAAAACATTACTAAGCATCCTAAGAAGATCTGCAGGAATTTTAGGAATGCAAGTTACAGAAGAAGGTCTACATGAAATTTCAGGCAGAAGCCGTGGCACACCCAGAATTGCAAATGCTTTATTGAGAAGGTTGAGGGATTTTGCACAAATCAAAGGAGATGGTGAGCTTAACTTGGACATCGCTCGTTATGGACTGGAAGCATTGAATGTTGACTCCCATGGCCTTGATGACATGGACAATAGAATTCTCAGTTCAATTATCGAAAAATTCAGTGGTGGACCCGTTGGCTTAACTACCATTGCCACAGCAGTAGGGGAGGAAGCTGGAACCATTGAAGAAGTACACGAGCCTTTTTTAATTATGGAAGGTTTTTTACAAAGAACCCCAAGGGGAAGAATTGCTACACAAAAGGCATATACGCATTTAAGAATTCCTTACATCCAACAACCGGGTAGCTTATTTTAA